A genomic segment from Aegilops tauschii subsp. strangulata cultivar AL8/78 chromosome 1, Aet v6.0, whole genome shotgun sequence encodes:
- the LOC141031251 gene encoding uncharacterized protein, with the protein MDTAPVEAFADPEASGSAQPTNEPDVVITRTAFVEPGRPTALAKCSAKGELLQPHRVNLDLSDHTNLSIGELVSGYISQVHKSRDAEVAMVNQIQQKSEAAGKKLEADMADLKSRLQMQEMETRKANAKFVSSIAAQEKLKTEFDAERKAWAEEKATLLI; encoded by the exons atggacacggcacctgtagaagcttttgctgacccggaggcctccggctcggctcaaccaacaaatgaaccggacgtggtaatcacccggacggcatttgttgagccggggagacctaccgcactggctaagtgctccgctaagggggagttgctgcagccccaccgggtgaacctggacctctccgaccacaccaacctgagcattggagagctcgtctctggctacatcagccaagtgcacaagagccgggacgcagaggttgccatggtgaaccagatccagcaaaaatctgag gctgctggcaagaagctagaggctgacatggctgatctcaagagccggctgcagatgcaagagatggagacccggaaggcaaatgccaaatttgtgtctagcatcgccgctcaagagaaactgaagacagagtttgacgctgagcggaaggcgtgggccgaagagaaggccacattg cttatctga